TTatctcctgggccctgggcagggaCTGGGTCTGTGTGGGGTTGCCTCTGACCCCGGGGGTGAGGCAGAAGATCTTGGGTGGAGCCAAAAGGGGTcatggagacagaaagcagaagtgTCCCCTGACCTCAGGTCCCCTCTCTCCAGGCAGATCATGATCCATCGGTTCTGCTGGGTCAGGCTCTAGGACGACAAGACTCACCAAGGGACAAGAGCTCCAGGCACCATGGGACAGTGTCGGTCAGCCAATGCTGAGGTGGGCCCCTCCGCTCTTGGCCTGTTTCCCTGTTCTTTCCCACCCCACGGACTTCTGCCCCTCACCTCGGCCTTGCCCTCCACCCAGACCTCGTCCGTGAGGCCTGAGATCCCTCCCTGAACCCCACACAAGGTGATGGGATGGACTCCTCCTGGGAAGAGGGTGTCTGCCCACGTGCTGCGACCCGTCCTGCCCGGGGATGGGGGTGGCCGGGAGGAAAGTCTTGCCCAACCCTTGGGTCAGGGCAGAagctgctgggggctggggtgcgGGTGAGGGAGAGGGACTGGGTCCTGGGCTCTGGAGCGGGCAGGGCCACCCCAGCTGTCTTCTGCCCTGCTGGCTTTACCCGAGCTCCCGGGCATCAGGAGCCTCCCTGATGTGCTTCACGTCTGCCGCCCGCAGGACGCCCAGGAGTTCAGTGAGGTGGAGAGGGCCATCGAGACCCTCATCAAGAACTTCCACCAGTACTCGGTGGAGGGCGGGAAGGAGACACTGACCTCCTCCGAGCTGCGGGACCTGGTCACCCAGCAGCTGCCGCACCTCATGCCGGTACCGAGGGGATGGACCCCACCCTCGTCAGTCCCCTGACTTCCCAAGCAAGCGCCTCACGACCCCACCCACACGGGCACTGGCCACCCCTAGCTTCCCCCGGGCCGGTGCCGGGCAGGCTCGGGTCCTGCTGTCCGCCCCTGGGCAGGGCGGGGTGGGAAGATCCCAGGCACTGTCTTGCTGAGCTgtggcctcttccctctgc
This genomic interval from Urocitellus parryii isolate mUroPar1 chromosome 11, mUroPar1.hap1, whole genome shotgun sequence contains the following:
- the S100a14 gene encoding protein S100-A14 isoform X1; its protein translation is MGQCRSANAEDAQEFSEVERAIETLIKNFHQYSVEGGKETLTSSELRDLVTQQLPHLMPSNCGLEEKIANLGNCNDSRLEFGSFWELIGEAAKSVKLESPVPRS